Part of the Streptomyces sp. NBC_01460 genome, AGTGCTGACAGGAAGACCCAGAAGCCGGTGTAGATGGCCAGGCGGAGCGGACGGTTGTTGAAGGACAGGAGCCCGTCGATGCCGTAGTTCAGCAGCCGCCTGCTCCCCCATTTCGACCGGCCCGCCACGCGTTCGCTGTTCCGGTAGCGGAAGCTGACGGTGTCGAAGCCGATCCAGGAGAAGATCCCCTTCGAGAACCGGTTGCTCTCCGGCAGGGACAGGACGCTCCGGACCGCCCGCCGGGACAGCAGCCGGAAGTCGCCCGTCCCGTCGAGGAGTTCCACGTCCACACAGTGGCGCACGACCGCGTAGTAGGCGTGGCTGAGGGTGCTGCGCACCAGGCCTTCGCCCGAGCGGTCGCGACGCGGGACGACCTGGTCGTAGCCGTGGCGGTGCAGTTCGAGCATGCGGGGGATGAGCCCGGGCGGGTGCTGGAGGTCGGCGTCCATGATCACCACGGCGGCCCCCCTCGCCATGCGGAGCCCGGCGAGCATGGCGGCCTCCTTGCCGAAGTTCCGGCTGAACGCCGTGTAGCGCGTCCGTTCGTCCTGCGCGGCGAAGGCGTTGAGCAGGAGCCGTGTGCTGTCGCGGCTGCCGTCGTCCACGTAACAGATCTCGAAGGTCTCCCCGAGCCCGTCGAGGACGGCCGTCAGGGCTGCGTGGAAGGAACCGATCCCCTCGGCCTCGTTGAAGCAGGGCACGACGACCGACAGCTGAAGGCCGGTCACACGGCACCTCCGGACGTCTCGGGACCGGACCCGGGATCCCGGGTCGCTCCGGCCCACACGATGCGTACCAGTGGCCCATCCAACGGCGAGGCGGTCCCGGCGCCGCTTCGAACGCGCGGGCCACGGTCTTCTTTCGCACGAACGGCGCACACTCCGGGGCGCGACGTCTGCCTCCGCCCCGCGAGACCGGTGGCCTCAGGCGGGGCGCGGAGGTCCGGGGCGCGGAGGTCGGGCGCGTGAAACGCCGGGGCGGGTCACCGATGGCTCAGCACGTTGACGACGCGGCCGTCGGGATCACGGACGAAGAACTGGCGCGCGGTGGCGGGCCCCGGCCGGCGAGGGCCCGCCACCCCGCTCAGCGCCGGGTACGGACCAGCAGGTAGACGAAGTACGGCGCACCGATGACGGCCGTCATCAGGCCCGCGCCGAGCTGCGCCGGTGCGATCACCGTGCGCCCCGCCAGGTCCGCGAGGCAGACCAGGAGCCCTCCGAGGAGGAGGGCGACCGGGACCACCCGTACGTGCCGGCGCCCGACGAGGGCGCGTGCCGCGTGCGGGGCGACGAGCCCGACGAAAGCGATCGTGCCGGCGGCCGAGACCGCGGTGGCGGCGAGCAGGACGGACGTGACGAGGAAGCCGAGACGCGCCCGGGGGAGACCGAGGCCGAGAAGCCTCGGGGTGTCCTCGTCGAGTGCGACGAGGTCCAGCTCCCGGCGACGGGTCACCGCCACGACGACGCCGACGGCGAGTACGACGGCGACCGGCACCACGTCGGGCATGGTCCGCCCGTACGTCGAACCGGACAGCCAGGTCAGGGCCTTCGTCGTGTCGAAGGGGTCGCTGAGCACGATGACCAGGCTGATCAGGGCCGCCGCGGCGGAGGACACCCCGAATCCGAGCAGGACCAGCCTGTTCTGCCGGAAACCGCCCCGCGCGGCCAGTCCGAAGACGAGCGTCGCGGTGACGGCCGCCCCGCCGAACGCCGCTCCCGCGATCTCCCACGAGCCGGGGGCCTGCGCGGTGGTGACCAGGAGGACCGCGCCGAGACCGGCGCCTCCGGAGACTCCCAGGATGCCCGGTTCCGCGAGCGGGTTGCGGGTCACCGCCTGCACCAGGGTGCCGGACAGGGCGAGCGCACCACCGGCGAGGAGCGCCGCCGTCACCCGGGGGACCCGGGTGTCGAGGACGAAGGTGACGACCCGGCCCGCCCGGCCCTGGGC contains:
- a CDS encoding glycosyltransferase, whose protein sequence is MTGLQLSVVVPCFNEAEGIGSFHAALTAVLDGLGETFEICYVDDGSRDSTRLLLNAFAAQDERTRYTAFSRNFGKEAAMLAGLRMARGAAVVIMDADLQHPPGLIPRMLELHRHGYDQVVPRRDRSGEGLVRSTLSHAYYAVVRHCVDVELLDGTGDFRLLSRRAVRSVLSLPESNRFSKGIFSWIGFDTVSFRYRNSERVAGRSKWGSRRLLNYGIDGLLSFNNRPLRLAIYTGFWVFLSALAYAAWTVVKVVLHGADTPGYATLLTAVVALSGIQLVTLGVIGEYVGRIYHEAKHRPPYVVRETDENGPALSVRPGPPVTVDLREHVTPRARTARQFGSFVLVGCVNTAVYLGVYAVLNRWIPYLVAHVLGYAVSIVCSFLLNSYVTCRTKPTWRAFVRYPVSSAVNLVASGALLYAAVGGLGMDKNLAALLAGVLVTPVSFLLARWAIMSGRRDGSAPAGAAERPVIAPLPEHPLHSSEDR